The DNA region GGAGTATGCCTCTGCCATTAGGCGCGCGAAGTTGTtgctgtgtctctctctctctgtgagATTGCCGGCTGGAGCCCCTCTTCTGCTGCCTGGGTAGCGGCAAGCGCTACATGACTGGAGTTGCTGCTCAGCATTCTCGTCCACTAACTCtcgaggagggggggcttCCTATCCACAGTGGCGTGGAGCATTGCCGGTCCCGATTCGTTTCTTCGGACCCGCACTCAGTGCGTTGTCCGGTGCCGTCCTTCTTCACCATCCTCCATGCTGCCTCCGTTGTTGTTCCGCTGCTCGCTTGGCTGCATCTGTCCGGAGTATCCTCGACAACATCGCGGTTCATCTGTTACCGCTCACGTAACATCGCATGCGAATGAGTTGCCACATCGTCACAGGAAGAAGCACACCAGCGCCACTAGCAGGAATTGGTGCCGAACGAGCTCGTCTTCAGAGCTCCTTGAATCGTGTATGTTGCTGGTATccggcggcagtggaggcCTCCTGCTCACACCCTTTTCGACTGCACTTGCCAAcggctgcgtgcgtggaCGTCCattggtggcggtggctgaTCAACCAACACAAAGCCATCATACGAATGCGCAGAGGCAAGAGCGAAGTGGCACTTGACTCTTACACAGACCGAACCCGCGTGGACGTTGCCCGGCtcccgcgcgcgcgtgcgtgtgtgtgtgtgcccgcgcCTACTGTGTGCGGGAGAATCGCGAGGTGCaagtgcatgcgcgcacgagCCTGTATGCGAGTGCTCCGTGTCTCTGACCTGCTGCCCCCTTTTTTagttgtttttttttttatttgtTTCGCACACTGGCAACTCGCGGCATCGCGTCTCGACACGCTTGCCACCTCCTTCCGCatcctgccgctgctgttggtgcggctccctttttcttttcagAGTAGCGCACGCGCTTCGCCTCTTCTGCTTTTCTTGTGTGAGTCTGCTCGTCCTCAGCGCCCCGTGCACCGAGCCGTTCTGCGGGTCTCGCGCCCTGCGCCTTCTTCCGTGTGGCTATTGTTCCTCTCCGCTGGCCTCTGCACGCAGGTGCTTCTCTCATTCGCACCGCCCTTATTCCCCTTGTGCCCATCAGCCACTGCCGCCCTCTGTCCCTCCACGTTGCTTCGCGGTCGCTGTCGCagtggtggtagtggttGGCGTGGTGCCTTCGCCTtattcttttttctttgccctGCCGTCGCGCTGACGCTTCCACGGCTAGATCTTAATCATGCATGACCCTGGCGCCTTCGATGGCTCGAGCCAGGAGAGGCTTATGCGCCTCTCGCTGAATTCCAGTGCTACTTTCAAGCTCGGCTATGGGAGGCTCTCTGCTGCCGATGATGCACCGCACGACCCCCTCGATCCAGTGCAGCCGACCGagggcgaggtggtggcTGGTGCCGACCAGTACGACACACCCGATCCGGACGCGAGTCTGCACGCTGCGCTGTTGTACGTGGAGCCTCCTGCaccggctgctgcgggcgCGTCATGGGACGGCTTTGGCGCCTACGACggagaggacgaggatgAAGGCGAGGCGATGGAGCCGGTGACCACCGCCGTGCACCCGCTTGGCGGCACCGAGGCGTCTAATCGTAGCTGGTACTCACCCTcgaagcggcgcgccggcTTGGGCGCGATGCGTCGCAACGAGCTGATGAGCCGAACTGTGAACCTTAGCAGATTAGACATGCATATGTCTAGTAATCTCTCATTGGGGGCCAGTAGGACGAGCACTGTGTCAGAGAAGGACACCTCCACGAACAGCGGCGGTAAGGGGTCCCCAGATGACAGCGACAGCTTCAGTGATACCGATGAGGTgcccgcgcgcgcctctttCGTGGACCAGCTGCTCGCTGTAGTAGAACGCTCGACGCGAGAGCTCTGGCGGCGTAAGTTGGACCTGCTTTTAGACATCACCGTGCCACTGATCTTCGTGGTCGTGTCCATTGCGTTGTGGGCCATCTGGGGCACGCAGTACAACGAGGAGATGACTTACGTTTCCACGAATCTGGAGTCTGGCAACATCGGTGCGGCCGGTCTTCGTGCACCGGCTACCTACGACTTCACGTGCATGAGGCAGCCAGAAGGGACGCCAACGTTGGCTGACTTCACACGCTGCAAGCCCATGGACTACACCACCTGCGATTCTGTCACGGGGGAGTGCAAGACGCAGAGCATCATCACCTTCATCTGCGATGGCGACTCGAGCATGCTTCCGCTGCCGGAGGAATACGAGATATGCCGTGTATCGTACGACTGGGAGGAGCTCATCACTGCAGGTTTAAGCTACTACTGGCGATGGCTGTCAGCTGTCCCCACCCTCGACATGCTCATAGGTCTCCAGTGGACGGCTCTGTCTGCGTACCGCTATCTACTCCCTTTCATCGCGAAAACGATGGCCGGGCTCGCCGCCAACACACGCTACAGTGCGATTCTGTGCAGCGGCCATTTGTACTTCGTAGGTGAGCGTGGCGTGACCTCGGAGCTAATTGCGTACATGAACAGGACCTCTGGGCTATTTCAATACGTGACGGACTTTCAGGTGtacagcagcgtcgcggaggctcgcagcgctgcgaggCGCGGTGGCCGTGTATGGGCGATCgtggagctgcggcagatCGGCGAGGCGGGGCTGGATCTTGTGCTGCATATGAACAACTCCGCCCTGCCGTCGTTTGCCACCACGTACGACGACGCGTACAGCGGCGGGGTGCTGTTTGACACGGCGGAGCTGTACATGCTATCCGGCTTCAACACGCTACAGCAGCTGGTGTCGGAGTTCTACCTGAACACATTCCACGACGCGCAGATGAACATGACGCAGATGATGGCGGCCACGGCCACTCCAGAGTACAAGCGCGTGCCGCTGATGGCGCAGGCGCGACAGGTACTACCGCTCATCTTCTCCCTTGCCTTTCTGTACAGCGTGTCGCAGCAGACGAAGCGCAtcgtgctggagaaggagctgcggATCCGCGAGGCCATGCAGATCATGGGGCTGAAGCAGTGGACGCTCTACGCGAGCGAGCTCATTGTGCAGATGGCGATATTTGTGCCGACGTGCGTGCTGTGCGTGGTGATGCTGAAGCTGACGTACGTGACGAAGAGCGACCCGCTGATTCTGTTCCTCATCTTCTGCCTCTTCGCCCTCACGACGATCCCGCTGTCCGGCATGATCGCTGCTTTCTTCAGCAAGTCGCGCCTGGCGTCGCTGGTAGCGCCGGTGGTGTACTTTATCCTTGTGATCCCGATGTTCGCCATGACCAACGCGCAGGGCTTGATCGTGACGTGGTTCTCTGTGTTCTCGCCGACGGGGTttgctgcggcgctgaaTGTGTTCCTACTGCACGAGTCTGGGAGcgggtgcggcgcggcggagatGATGTCGAGTCGCGACAACCCGACGCTGGCAGTTGTGCTTGTGATGCTGGCGGTGGACTGCTGCATGTACTACGCGCTGATGCTGTACCTGGACGCGGTCCTGCCGAAGCAGTGGGGTACGCCCAAGCACCCGCTCTTCTTCATCATGGAGCCGGTGCGGTGGTTTTCTGGaccgagcgcgcgcgtgctggagggcggcgccgacgggcGCGCCGAGAACGGCGTGTTCGAGGAGATCACagaaggcggcgccgactACGCCGTTTGCGCCACTGGGCTGCGCAAGGAGTactcgcgcggcggcaagagGTTCGTTGCGGTGAACAACCTGTACTGGGGGATGCGCGAGGGCGAGATCTCTGTGCTGCTGGGGCacaacggcgccggcaagACGACGGTGCTGAACATGATGACGGGGATGGTATCGGCGGACGCGGGCGACTGCTACATTTACGGCAGCTCTGTCCGCAACCAGCTAGAGAAGGCGCGCCAGCAGATCGGATACTGCCCGCAGCACAACATCCTATGGGGCGAGCTGACGTGCCGCGACCACCTGGAGTTCTTTGGGCGTATTAAGGGGTTGCGCGGGTGGGAGCTGGAGAATGCCGTGTGCCGGATGCTGCACGAGACGGACCTGCTGGAGAAGATGGACCAGCCGGCGAAGAGCCTGTCTGGCGGGCAGAAGCGCAAGCTGTCGATCGCGGTCGCGTTTGTTGGCGGCAGCCGTCTTGTGTTTCTCGACGAGCCGACTGCCGGGCTGGACGTtggcgcgcggcggcagacgtgggagctgctgcggcgcatgTCGCATTCatgcacgctgctgctgacgacgcacttcatggacgaggcggacCTGCTGGGACAGCGAATCGGGATCATGAGCCAGGGGCGACTGAAGTGCTCGGGCAGCAGCCTTTTCCTGAAGTCGCGGCTGGGTGTCGGCTACAACATCGTCATTTCCGTTGATCCCGAGCTAGATCTCGATGCTGTGGATGAAGTGGTGCTTGGAACGGTggatggcgcggagctgcttgGGCGGAACGGGTGTGAGGTATCGTACCAGCTACCTGTGCAGAGCGTGAGCCAGTtcccggcgctgctgaacgAGATAGACTCCGTGGAGGCGGACGGCATCCGCGGCTACTCGCTggctgcgacgacgctggaggaggtgttCTTGAAGGTTTCGGAGGAGGACATCTCGGGCCGTAGCGAGGCTGCAGCGCAGGAGGGCGTGGAGCTAATCTGGAACTGCGAGGtggcgccgtcagcgctATGGCTGCAGTTCCGTGCGATGATCGCGAAGCGGTTCTGGAGCGCGCTGCGGGACCGGAAGATGCAGTGCTTCCAGATTGTGTGCCCGGTTGTGTGCATCCTGATCGCCATGCTGCTGAACCTCGTGCGGTACCGAGACCCTCAGTCGCTTACGTACAACTACTCGATGTTCGCGAACCGACCGACTTCTGTGCTGGACACATCGTTCTGCGACGCGATGTGGGGTGGCGCTCCGACGGGCGCGGTGGACTACGAGGTGAACGAGACTCACTTGACgggtgcgcaggcgctgtcGGACTACCTGCTGGATACGTGGTACGTGCACGACATGCCGCGCTACGGCGCTGTGTCGTGCATTGATCGGAacgtgacggcgctgctgagatTTGCGGATGAGTGGCGCGGCACCAACGTGAACGTGTTCCTGTACAACTCCTCCTCGCACCATCAGGCTGGGCTGAACCTCGCAACGTACTACGACCTGTTCATCAAGTCCTTCCTCGGCCGCGACAGCGCGTTCATGCGGTACAAGGTGGAGCTGTTCAACGAGCCTGCGAGCCAGTCGCAGCTGGGCTTCATCTTCATTGGCGCCCTGGTGATGATCCCGTTCACGTTCCTGCCGGCGAACCCTGTTGCGTGGGTGGTGAAGGAGCGGCAGTGCGGGTCGCGGCACCTGCAGGACCTGTGCGGGCTGAGCTTCTTCGTGTACTGGACGGCCAACTATACATTCGACATGCTGGCCTACTTTGtcacgacgctgctgtgcatcCTCATCTTCTGTATCTTCAGCCGGCAGGATTTCGTCGGGCCGGACCGTGCTGGCGGCACGTTTATGCTGCTCATGGTCTACGGGCTCAcgagcaccgctggcgcgTACGCGCTGAGCTTCCTGTTCAAGGAGCACTCGTCTGCGCAGACGATCGTGATGGGTGTCGGCTTTGTTGCCGGGTTCCTTCTGTTGATGCTGGTGTACGTGCTGGCGCTGGATCCAGGCAACGTGGACACGTCAGACAAGATGCGGTGGGAATTCCGGTTGATCCCGTCGTACTGCATCGGCGAGGGGCTCATcgggctgctgatgctggaCAGCAAGCTGGCCATGGGCACCGCAACCAGTGCTTGGGACATGGACCAGCTTgggtggccgctgctgtaCATGGCAGTGGAGCTCCCTGCGTTCTGGCTGATCGTTCTGTGCGTGGACCACCCGGCGGTGAGGCGGtgcctgcagcggctgcgctaCAACCGCGACGCGGAGCCAATCATCCCGAGCGACGAGGACTCGGACGTGGAGGACGAGCGCGAGGCTGTGTACGAGGCGGGGCAGATGGGCGACACGACGAGCGACGTTGTGCGAGTGGTGAACCTGCAGAAGCGGTACGGGAACGGTAACATTGCTGTGAAGGGCATCACGTTCTCGATCTTCCCCGGGGAGGTGTTCGGCTTTCTCGGCACGAACGGTGCTggcaagacgacgacgatttCGATGCTGTGCCAGCAGTTCCTGCCgacgggcggcagcgcgtacgtgtgcggGTACGACATCGTTGAGCAGagcaaggaggcgctgcagtgcaTCGGGTACTGCCCGCAGTTCGACGCGACGCTGGACCTGCTCActgtggaggagcagctggagctgTACGCTGGGATCCGCGGGATCGTGCGTGCGGAGTGGCCTGCGCTCGTGGACGCGCTGTGCACGCTGTGCGAGCTAACGATGTACCGCAAGACGGTGACGAGTGCGCTCTCCGGTGGCAACCGGCGCAAGCTGTCTGTGGCGATAGCGCTGGTGGGCGGTCCGCAGGTGGTCTTCCTGGACGAGCCGTCGGCCGGCATGGACCCTGTGGCGCGACGCGGGATGTGGACTGCGATCCAGCGCGCCGCGGGGCACTGCTCCGTTGTGCTGACGACGCACCacctggaggaggtggaggcgctcgCGGACATTGTGGCGATCATGGTGCGCGGGTACGTGCGGTGCGTCGGCGACAAGGTGCACCTGAAGAACAAGTTCGGCAGCGCCTTCGAGGTGAGCGTGCGGCtcgcgtcggcgcagcacgcggagCTCTTTGCGTCGTTCATGCAGGCGGCGTTCCCCGACGCTGTGCGGAGCGAAGGCGAGGGTCGGCGGCTCGTGTACCAGCTGCCGCGCGATCGCGGCTTCGGCGACGTGTTCCAGACGTTCCAGGCGAacaaggagcagctgcacatcACGGACTACAGCGTGTCGCAGACGTCCATTGAACAGATCTTTATGAAGGTTCGGGCACTTGCGATGAATTTACGCTAGGTGGACGTGGCGACTGCGTGAGTACAACTGGCGCGGCTGTACTCGTGGAGGGAACTGTGGTGCATGCGTAGCTGTCTTTGAAGTGCCGGTGTCGCACCTTCTGGGGCAGGCTGCCGTGTCTCTGACTGCTTTCGttttgcatgtgtgcataCGCGCTGGAGCGGTGCATGTCTGCTCAGGCGTCAGATGGTATTTGGTGATACGCCGCGATACACAATGGTTCCTGTAGTCTCTGTGGCAGGGAAGCCTAGCGTGGCGTTTGTGTCTTCGTCGTGGCTCGCTGAAGAGAGCGGAGGTGGGTTTAAGCTTCCGTTCGGATATTTGATGGTGCACTGGCCTTGCTCATGCGTCGCAACCTCTTCGCTGAGCGGAGACATGCCTTGGGTCAAGTTTGGCGCAGTACGCGTggaggcgtgcgcgtgcttttGCTTGGCGGTGTCATGTGTGTTTCTGCTTCCTGTTATAGTCTTCTTGTGCGCTTGTCGTGTCTGGtatgggcggcggcgctgtgcctctTGCGAGTTGCGGCAGCGGGTTCTCCGTCTTATATGCTGCTGATTGCACATTACTTCTTGATAGTCGCTTCAGTGGTTGGTGCGGCGCCTGTCTTGTATATGTACTCCTTGCGCGTTCGGGCAACTTCGCGTGTGCGGATCGGCTTGCATGTGCGGGTGTCGCACCTGGGTAGGCCTCTGCCCAGGAGCGCTCCCCTTAGCACCGTCAGACCCTTCCCCACCTAGCTTTCCGCATCTTACGCTCACATCCCGCCGCACAGGCCTGCTAACTGGCCCTGCCACCATGCACATGGCGTAGAGGGCTTCATGTGCACAACTTTTTCCGTTTCTCTCTGCTATCTTTACTGTCGGTGCGTGTTTACAGCGGCGACTGCCGCGCAGGTAAGCACTGTAAGCAcgcgcgcgtatgtgtgtattCTCTTTTGTGAGCTGtttctgtgtatgtgtgtgtatatatatatatgtatatggatgtgtgtgtgcgcgcgcgcatggaCAGGGTCGGCCACGAGCTCCGTCTTCCTCTGCTACAGTCGTTCTGGCTGTCGCCATTGCCGTGATGCTCTCTCAGCCCTTCCCCACCACTGCCTCTCGCACGCCTTGAAtgggctgcggcggaggcgacggtTCGACCTTCGGACGAGGAGCGGAGGACTTCCCCTTCGCATCATGGCGCTATGCGGGTCAGGGAAGCCCCCTCGCAGCGGGTTTCGACAAGGCATGTGGTGCGCACTTCACCGCACCCAGCGCGGACGGACGGGCGTGTACGGGTGATGAGCGATGAAGGAAAAGGTGCGcaaggaaaagaggaggagaagagggcacTGAGCGGTCTGTCGGCGTCCTCGAACGCGACGGAACGGACGGCACGTCGCACGCATGAGcagacacgcagacgcgcggcCACACGCGGACACCCAGGTGCGACATGCGTGCAGACGAGCCGAGACGAGTTTTTTTTCATCTTTTTTCTTCCGTCTTTTCGTGCCTTCAACGCCTCTTTTCTCCGGATCAGTAAACGCCGATGCGCCAACACAGCACACAGAAGAACGAAGTAGGAACGCGCATGGgagggcgagcgagcgagacaacgtcccccctcctccttccgcagggagagggaggatcGCGCCTCGCCTTCTTGTTCTTCTGTTGACGGAGCAGCTCATCTCCACGAgaatgcgtgtgcgtggacaTCTTTTCACCACTCGCTTTCTCGACACGTGGAGCCTACCCTGCGCttcgcttcctcttcgcgGCTCGATGGAGCGCGCTctgcgcaggaggcggtggatCTGAGGGCAGAGATGGGCTGGCGGCGGGCGAGGTGGGCGAGGGCACCGCCCGTTGCGTGCACCCCTCACCGCCCCAACTGCCTACGTCTCCTTTCTGTCTGCAGCAAGCATATGCAGAGACCTGCAGCTCCGTCTTTCCCGTCTCGACAGCACGGCCACCTTTCTTGCTACACCCTTTCTTCCTCCCCGACTCTTTCTCTGCTCTCTGCCCACTGACATCCCGCCTTCTTCTATCtggcgccgcgcgccgcgttCGCGACTCTCCGCCGTTGGCGCATCACACATccctcgcctccttctccgtcatGCTTTCGCACACCCCCACCGCCAACGCTTGGCATTCTCACGGCATTATTGgcgcaacacacacatgcacacacagcctCTTGAGGGAACACACCGTCGTACGTCCGCTTCAGactggctctctctcttccgcacCGCCCTCACGTGCGAGTAGGTAGTTGGTATCCTGCCACCCACTTGATCGCGCTGGGGGGTAGCACAGCGTTAAACAGAGCTGACGGCTGTCCATGGTGGTCGGCGTCGTGCATACGCACAGCAGAACGTTTTTCCTCACTTgtgccgtcgcagccgcccCCTAcccctcgctccctccctccctccccccgctgcCCTGCAGCCCTCTCCGTCTGGTAATcctcgcgccgctgcttttcTTTTATTGTTTGCGATTTTTCCCTCGTGCTTCTACCAAACCATTTGCAAGGTAGCGGGCGTACTGACGGGTGCCACCACCGTCCCCGTTTTGCGGCGAAGAGACTCTGTGAAGCACCCTCCGCCCTTGCCCGTCTCTTCTTGTTTTGCTCCGCCCTGCAAGCACGACAACATATTTGACCGATTACCCCTCCACGAGGCGTTGGTGcctgtgcgctgctgctggtcaAATCCGTTCTATATTTGGGCCGCCCCTTTACTTTTTCGCGTCTGTGTCGAGTGCAGGCTTGTCGGCTGCGTCAGCGCGAGGAGGGGTCTGCCGTTGCGTCTGCTTTGTGCTGCATTTCTTTTTCTccgctgcccccctccccctccccaaagAAAACCAAGCAAATCCACGCTGCCTTTCGTGCTTTCTTCTGGCTCTCGTTTCTTCATCCCCGTCTTCTCGTGACACGTCGTGTTTGGCTGTTGCCGGCCTGGGGAACGCGGTGCAGCCAAGACACTCTCTCGCCCACTCGATGCGTGTTTGCATTGGCGACTCACTCTTGCCggccctctcttcccttcgcCCGCATTTTGATTGACGTACTGCGGTGTGTCAGCGAGAGGTTTTGCGACGGAGCGAGTCTTTCGCTCTTCGGCCCCTCGCTTTCGGCTCCTCGTGAGTGTGTAGCTGTGACGtcccgtgtgcgtgcacgtgtgtgtgtgcgcgcgcgtgtgagcCGCCTCCCGCCGTCTTCCCTTCAGTCTGAGGTGCGGAGAAGAAGAACACAACCTCGACGTGTGACACCGCTCCATTCCGAGGCACGAAGGCAGAGGAGTAGCACAGCGGAGGCCAGCGCCCGCACGGACAAGCAGCGCTGCTACCGTCCACTGCGGACGCGCACACTGGCTCGCCTGCGCGCAGCACTACCCTAGACCGTCGTCACCTGCGGAGACGCAGCCTCTTTCTCCATCTCCGAAAAAGCGGCCGGCGGTGCAACGTCGCTTGAGACGCAGAGCGAGCAGATCGATACGCCTCCTCGCGTAGTGCAAGCGCGATCAGGATCTTCTCTGTTCCGGGTGAGTGTGTGCCCGTCGGCAGAGCTGGAGCCGTATAAGCTCCAGCATATTTCTCGCCACGCACCGAGAGACGTGCAGGGTGCGTTGAGCGGCGTCCccgaagaggacgaggcaCGCAGCAGAGCCAGACAAAACTTCGGCGCTGTAACAGTGACGCATCCGCCGGAAGggaagcgagagaagaggaggcggtgcatcGACGCGAGAGGGACTACACATCTGTAATCGGCGACACGGCaaggtggtgggggtggctATTGTGAAGCAGACGTagctccctccccccatcccgCCAgacacagcggcgccgataCACGCAACAGTGCGCAGTGTAGGGCGAAAAGGCAGCTCGgcttctgtctctctctcttccggCACTCGTGCTGCCGTCTTTGCTGCTTCACCTCTCCGCCACTCTCTATATTTCTTGCCATCTACCTGTGTCTGCCCATCTCGCACACGTTTTCagtgtgtgggcgtgctcTCCTGTGAGTGCTTGCATTTAGTTGTTGGTGCAGCAGAGTGGGACGCCCCCTATCTATCTATATATTTATTTATCTTTTCATCTTTTATTTTGCCCCTCTGGGCTTTCTGAAATCGGCACCAATCGGCGCCTGTGCCTTTCCTGGGAGActtcctccccctgccctccctccccctttacCCCCcggcgagtgtgtgtgtgtctccgtTTTTGCCTGCTTCCGTGACCCCTTCGCTTCTCCCTTGTGCTCTGCGTGTTTTCTCTTGAAGTGCTGTGCGCTGCCTTTTGGTTGCGGTTGGTGTCTTCATATCATTTTTATGGTTTCCTTTCCAGCGTGAGCGACCATTCGTATatttctgcctctcctctgcctttgAGTTCtgtccgtgcgtgtgcgcgtgcgtgcgtctctctctttctgtgtgtgtgctgtgctgcgtTGTGCATGGTGGTGAGCGCTCTCCCCCGGAGGCGTGGACTGTACTGCCGACCGTTTTCTCTGCCCTTGTGCTCCAGTTGCGTTCTTGTGACTTTTTGTGCTCTTGCTTCTCCTCGCTTTCCGTTGACACCTTGCAcagaggtgctgccgcaTCCGCTGCTTCACGTGCTCCTCCTTGTgcccgcccccgcctctccttccgccctcttctgtgtgtgtgtgtgtgtggccgtTGATTCTCTTCTCACGCCTCTTCCGCTGACCGCGGACattttcttcgtt from Leishmania infantum JPCM5 genome chromosome 11 includes:
- the putative ABCA3 gene encoding ATP-binding cassette protein subfamily A, member 3, whose product is MEPVTTAVHPLGGTEASNRSWYSPSKRRAGLGAMRRNELMSRTVNLSRLDMHMSSNLSLGASRTSTVSEKDTSTNSGGKGSPDDSDSFSDTDEVPARASFVDQLLAVVERSTRELWRRKLDLLLDITVPLIFVVVSIALWAIWGTQYNEEMTYVSTNLESGNIGAAGLRAPATYDFTCMRQPEGTPTLADFTRCKPMDYTTCDSVTGECKTQSIITFICDGDSSMLPLPEEYEICRVSYDWEELITAGLSYYWRWLSAVPTLDMLIGLQWTALSAYRYLLPFIAKTMAGLAANTRYSAILCSGHLYFVGERGVTSELIAYMNRTSGLFQYVTDFQVYSSVAEARSAARRGGRVWAIVELRQIGEAGLDLVLHMNNSALPSFATTYDDAYSGGVLFDTAELYMLSGFNTLQQLVSEFYLNTFHDAQMNMTQMMAATATPEYKRVPLMAQARQVLPLIFSLAFLYSVSQQTKRIVLEKELRIREAMQIMGLKQWTLYASELIVQMAIFVPTCVLCVVMLKLTYVTKSDPLILFLIFCLFALTTIPLSGMIAAFFSKSRLASLVAPVVYFILVIPMFAMTNAQGLIVTWFSVFSPTGFAAALNVFLLHESGSGCGAAEMMSSRDNPTLAVVLVMLAVDCCMYYALMLYLDAVLPKQWGTPKHPLFFIMEPVRWFSGPSARVLEGGADGRAENGVFEEITEGGADYAVCATGLRKEYSRGGKRFVAVNNLYWGMREGEISVLLGHNGAGKTTVLNMMTGMVSADAGDCYIYGSSVRNQLEKARQQIGYCPQHNILWGELTCRDHLEFFGRIKGLRGWELENAVCRMLHETDLLEKMDQPAKSLSGGQKRKLSIAVAFVGGSRLVFLDEPTAGLDVGARRQTWELLRRMSHSCTLLLTTHFMDEADLLGQRIGIMSQGRLKCSGSSLFLKSRLGVGYNIVISVDPELDLDAVDEVVLGTVDGAELLGRNGCEVSYQLPVQSVSQFPALLNEIDSVEADGIRGYSLAATTLEEVFLKVSEEDISGRSEAAAQEGVELIWNCEVAPSALWLQFRAMIAKRFWSALRDRKMQCFQIVCPVVCILIAMLLNLVRYRDPQSLTYNYSMFANRPTSVLDTSFCDAMWGGAPTGAVDYEVNETHLTGAQALSDYLLDTWYVHDMPRYGAVSCIDRNVTALLRFADEWRGTNVNVFLYNSSSHHQAGLNLATYYDLFIKSFLGRDSAFMRYKVELFNEPASQSQLGFIFIGALVMIPFTFLPANPVAWVVKERQCGSRHLQDLCGLSFFVYWTANYTFDMLAYFVTTLLCILIFCIFSRQDFVGPDRAGGTFMLLMVYGLTSTAGAYALSFLFKEHSSAQTIVMGVGFVAGFLLLMLVYVLALDPGNVDTSDKMRWEFRLIPSYCIGEGLIGLLMLDSKLAMGTATSAWDMDQLGWPLLYMAVELPAFWLIVLCVDHPAVRRCLQRLRYNRDAEPIIPSDEDSDVEDEREAVYEAGQMGDTTSDVVRVVNLQKRYGNGNIAVKGITFSIFPGEVFGFLGTNGAGKTTTISMLCQQFLPTGGSAYVCGYDIVEQSKEALQCIGYCPQFDATLDLLTVEEQLELYAGIRGIVRAEWPALVDALCTLCELTMYRKTVTSALSGGNRRKLSVAIALVGGPQVVFLDEPSAGMDPVARRGMWTAIQRAAGHCSVVLTTHHLEEVEALADIVAIMVRGYVRCVGDKVHLKNKFGSAFEVSVRLASAQHAELFASFMQAAFPDAVRSEGEGRRLVYQLPRDRGFGDVFQTFQANKEQLHITDYSVSQTSIEQIFMKVRALAMNLR